One part of the Sorangiineae bacterium MSr11954 genome encodes these proteins:
- a CDS encoding DNA photolyase family protein translates to MSSTSMRTLVWFRGKDLRISDHGPLCEAACHGEVIGLFVLDPYFFAPERARELPHRMQFLLESIAALQSNLEQLGSGLVLARGKSIEVVPRLARRWRVDKVLAQRWTEPFARKRDAIVAERLHVPFELHEGETLAVPEEVRTGEGKSYSVFTPFARAHRAVVRVGSPLRAPKTLPPLPDDIRADKATLPSLESLGIAHNPRLLAGGERAARERLRRFLASAAERYDAERDRLDLASTSRLSADLKFGTLSIRTVWTAARRALERTNPKAWRSFSNELLWREFTHAVLWNNPNLLKHPRRAEFETFPWEPNEPGWRAWCEGKTGYPIVDASARQLLGEGFVHNRARMISASFLVKDLLIDYRRGEAHYMKYLTDGDWAQNNAGWQWSAGCGFDAQPYFRVFNPIDQGRKFDPTGGYVRRWIPEIARLPDKHLHAPWEAPAAVLRAAGITLGETYPNPIVNHASARNRFLAIAQGRMSAR, encoded by the coding sequence GTGAGCTCGACCTCGATGCGAACGCTGGTGTGGTTTCGTGGAAAAGACCTTCGTATTTCGGATCATGGTCCGCTATGCGAGGCCGCGTGCCACGGGGAGGTGATCGGCCTCTTCGTCCTGGATCCCTACTTTTTCGCGCCGGAGCGCGCGCGCGAGCTCCCGCACCGCATGCAGTTTCTGCTGGAGTCGATCGCCGCGCTGCAGTCGAACCTGGAGCAGCTCGGGTCGGGGTTGGTGCTCGCCCGGGGCAAGAGCATCGAGGTGGTCCCTCGCCTCGCCCGTCGATGGCGCGTGGACAAGGTGCTCGCGCAGCGATGGACCGAGCCCTTTGCGCGCAAACGCGATGCGATCGTGGCCGAGCGCCTTCATGTACCCTTCGAGCTCCATGAGGGCGAGACCCTCGCGGTCCCCGAGGAGGTCCGCACCGGCGAGGGCAAATCGTACTCGGTCTTTACGCCCTTTGCGCGCGCTCACCGGGCGGTCGTTCGCGTGGGATCGCCGCTTCGGGCGCCGAAAACGCTGCCCCCGCTTCCCGACGACATTCGCGCCGACAAGGCGACCTTGCCGTCGCTCGAGAGCTTGGGCATCGCACACAACCCCCGGCTGCTCGCAGGAGGAGAACGCGCCGCGCGCGAACGCCTCCGCCGATTTCTCGCATCGGCCGCCGAACGCTACGATGCCGAGCGCGATCGGCTCGACCTCGCGAGCACCAGCCGCCTGTCGGCCGATTTGAAGTTCGGGACCCTATCCATCCGCACCGTGTGGACGGCCGCGCGCCGCGCCCTCGAGCGCACGAACCCCAAAGCATGGCGGAGCTTCTCCAACGAGCTCCTCTGGAGGGAGTTCACGCACGCCGTGTTGTGGAACAATCCCAATTTGCTGAAGCACCCGCGCCGCGCCGAGTTCGAGACGTTTCCCTGGGAGCCGAACGAGCCGGGCTGGCGCGCGTGGTGCGAGGGCAAAACGGGGTATCCCATCGTCGATGCCTCGGCGCGGCAGCTCCTCGGCGAAGGCTTCGTGCACAACCGCGCCCGCATGATCTCCGCGAGCTTCCTGGTGAAGGATCTCCTCATCGACTACCGCCGCGGCGAGGCCCACTACATGAAGTACCTGACCGACGGCGATTGGGCGCAGAACAACGCGGGCTGGCAGTGGTCCGCCGGGTGCGGCTTCGACGCGCAGCCCTATTTTCGTGTGTTCAACCCCATCGATCAGGGCCGAAAATTCGATCCCACCGGCGGCTATGTGCGGCGCTGGATCCCGGAGATCGCCCGCCTGCCCGATAAACACCTTCACGCCCCGTGGGAAGCGCCGGCGGCCGTATTGCGTGCGGCGGGGATCACGTTGGGGGAGACGTACCCGAACCCCATCGTGAACCACGCGTCCGCACGCAATCGATTCTTGGCCATCGCGCAAGGGCGAATGAGCGCGCGTTAG
- a CDS encoding chromate transporter, which yields MTNPSLKNIAAMFTRYANLTFGGGSTTIAVLQHQIVTRRKWISDLDFQFAYALSRVTPGTSLLAFCTAIGWLTRRWTGAVVALGAASVPCSVIVLATTYFYEAWHHNEAVRAGLSGALAAAVAVMVNTAWVIAAPHLRAAPVKGLIIAPAAMALVELHSFSPFEVLLLAGGAGALWPAPSAHAAPPRHAAPSAEAP from the coding sequence ATGACGAATCCTTCGTTGAAGAACATCGCGGCGATGTTCACACGGTACGCAAACCTGACGTTCGGCGGGGGCAGCACGACGATCGCGGTGCTTCAACACCAAATCGTCACACGGCGAAAATGGATTTCGGATCTCGATTTCCAATTCGCGTACGCATTGTCGCGGGTCACGCCCGGGACGAGCTTATTGGCCTTCTGCACCGCCATCGGATGGCTCACCCGGCGCTGGACGGGCGCGGTCGTCGCGCTGGGCGCAGCCTCCGTGCCGTGCTCGGTCATCGTACTCGCTACGACATACTTCTACGAGGCGTGGCACCACAACGAGGCGGTGCGCGCAGGGTTGAGCGGGGCGCTGGCCGCGGCGGTCGCCGTCATGGTGAACACGGCGTGGGTGATCGCCGCGCCCCATCTCCGCGCCGCGCCCGTCAAAGGTCTGATCATTGCGCCGGCAGCCATGGCGCTCGTCGAGCTTCACTCGTTTTCGCCCTTCGAGGTGCTCCTGCTGGCGGGGGGTGCGGGCGCGCTCTGGCCTGCACCGTCCGCGCATGCCGCACCGCCGAGGCATGCCGCGCCGTCCGCGGAGGCGCCATGA
- a CDS encoding PaaI family thioesterase has translation MYSHPIGTTPTPGTRLDGSLFGPDNGCFACSPDHPTGLRLKFRVDGDEVVTRFKPERAHEGAPGVMHGGLVTTVADEVGAWALIALLEKLGFTGTMSSRFPRAVRVGREVEGRARITKRSTRIVEVDVRMLQDDVECFSSAMSFIVLNQAGAEKMLGNTLPDGWKKFFR, from the coding sequence GTGTACTCGCATCCCATCGGCACCACACCCACGCCCGGAACCCGACTCGACGGAAGCCTCTTCGGCCCCGACAACGGCTGCTTCGCGTGCAGCCCGGACCACCCGACGGGGTTGCGGCTGAAATTCCGCGTGGATGGCGATGAGGTCGTCACCCGCTTCAAGCCGGAGCGCGCGCACGAAGGTGCCCCGGGCGTGATGCATGGCGGTCTGGTCACCACCGTCGCCGACGAGGTGGGGGCCTGGGCCCTGATCGCTTTGCTCGAGAAGCTCGGCTTCACCGGCACCATGAGCTCGCGCTTTCCGCGCGCGGTGCGCGTCGGGCGCGAGGTCGAGGGCCGCGCCCGCATCACGAAGCGGAGCACGCGCATCGTGGAAGTCGATGTTCGCATGTTGCAAGACGACGTCGAGTGCTTCTCGAGCGCCATGAGCTTCATCGTCCTCAACCAAGCCGGCGCCGAAAAGATGCTCGGCAACACGCTGCCCGACGGGTGGAAAAAGTTCTTCCGATGA
- a CDS encoding helix-turn-helix domain-containing protein has product MKIAVLALDDVFDTGLAAVLDTLETANELGGRAQQNEIARISTRERVRTHHGFVVPLSPIPKRAPDLVIVPALACKQPDTIVAALDRPDVREAAALLARWHARGARVAAACTGTFVLGQSGLLDGHRATTTWWLGPTFRRAFPSVELDDEQMLVADRRVLTAGAALAHIDLALAVIRERSPSLASLVARHLLVDDRPSQAPFIAPGYVAYDDDLVKRFETWTRRHIAEPFELAKVARAVGASERTLQRRIRLVLGKSPVAFVQELRLERATHLLRVTHDSVDTIARAVGYEDGATLRLLIRRKLRTGVRELRGVRLSAS; this is encoded by the coding sequence ATGAAGATCGCCGTGCTCGCGCTGGACGACGTATTCGACACGGGGCTCGCCGCGGTGCTCGACACCCTCGAGACGGCGAACGAGCTGGGAGGCCGCGCCCAGCAGAACGAGATCGCGCGCATCTCCACCCGGGAGCGCGTCCGCACGCACCATGGCTTCGTCGTCCCGCTCTCGCCGATCCCAAAGCGCGCGCCCGATCTCGTGATCGTGCCCGCGCTCGCGTGCAAGCAGCCCGACACCATCGTCGCCGCGCTCGATCGCCCCGACGTTCGCGAGGCCGCCGCCCTGCTCGCGCGCTGGCATGCGCGCGGCGCCCGCGTGGCCGCGGCGTGCACCGGCACTTTCGTGCTCGGACAATCGGGGCTGCTCGACGGCCACCGCGCGACCACGACATGGTGGCTGGGGCCGACGTTTCGACGCGCGTTCCCCTCCGTGGAGCTCGACGACGAGCAGATGCTCGTGGCCGATCGGCGCGTGCTCACGGCCGGCGCGGCCCTGGCGCACATCGATCTCGCGCTCGCCGTGATCCGCGAGCGCAGCCCCAGCCTGGCGAGCTTGGTCGCGCGCCACCTGTTGGTCGACGATCGCCCATCGCAGGCGCCCTTCATCGCGCCCGGCTATGTGGCCTACGACGACGATCTGGTGAAGCGATTCGAGACATGGACCCGACGCCATATCGCCGAGCCGTTCGAGCTCGCCAAGGTGGCCCGCGCCGTCGGCGCCAGCGAGCGCACGTTGCAGCGCCGCATCCGCCTCGTCCTGGGAAAGTCGCCCGTGGCCTTCGTGCAGGAGCTACGGCTCGAGCGCGCCACGCACCTCTTGCGCGTGACCCACGACAGCGTCGACACCATCGCACGAGCCGTGGGCTACGAAGACGGTGCCACGCTCCGCCTCTTGATCCGCCGCAAGCTCCGCACCGGGGTGCGCGAGCTGCGCGGGGTGCGGCTGTCGGCCAGTTGA
- a CDS encoding antibiotic biosynthesis monooxygenase, translating to MLKLGFLATLEAKPGKEAEVAALLKGAQALAVAEGGTIVWYAFQLGPRTFGIFDAFADEAGRTAHIEGPIAKALMGKADELLASPPDIRKVDVLAAK from the coding sequence ATGTTGAAATTGGGATTTCTCGCGACCCTCGAAGCCAAGCCCGGAAAAGAAGCGGAGGTCGCCGCCCTGTTGAAGGGCGCACAAGCGCTGGCGGTGGCCGAGGGCGGGACCATCGTCTGGTACGCCTTTCAGCTGGGACCGCGCACCTTTGGCATCTTCGATGCGTTCGCCGACGAGGCAGGTCGCACGGCGCACATCGAGGGGCCGATCGCCAAGGCGTTGATGGGCAAGGCCGACGAGCTTCTCGCCTCGCCGCCCGACATTCGCAAGGTCGACGTGCTGGCCGCGAAGTAG
- a CDS encoding peptidylprolyl isomerase — protein MFRALRIATLAAAATLITGSARADEPTDLSDDLENDAQPVRCEFTPTPENPAAKPVRIPRPLAASHGTVDIAFLTNYGPFVVRMDRGNAPCGVHNFVHLTRSWFYNDTQCFRLTNTARLGVLQCGDIYRQEEGGPGYKFPDEVTGKETYPRGTVAMGNQGPGTNGSEFFVVHSQAKIAPNYTVLGQVIFGMETFDRIVAAGIQDPDLDGLPKYPVRIYFVHVLAQRP, from the coding sequence ATGTTCCGAGCCCTCCGCATCGCCACCCTGGCCGCCGCCGCAACGCTCATCACGGGCTCCGCGCGCGCGGATGAACCCACTGACCTGTCGGACGACCTCGAAAACGACGCACAACCCGTGCGCTGCGAGTTCACACCGACACCGGAGAACCCCGCCGCCAAGCCGGTCCGCATTCCGCGACCGTTGGCCGCATCGCATGGCACGGTCGATATTGCCTTTCTCACCAACTACGGCCCCTTCGTCGTCCGAATGGATCGCGGCAATGCGCCATGTGGCGTGCACAACTTCGTGCACCTCACACGGAGCTGGTTCTACAACGACACGCAGTGCTTCCGCCTCACCAACACGGCGCGCCTCGGCGTGCTGCAGTGCGGTGATATCTATCGCCAGGAAGAGGGCGGACCCGGCTACAAATTCCCCGACGAGGTGACCGGCAAAGAGACGTATCCGCGCGGCACGGTGGCCATGGGGAACCAAGGCCCGGGCACCAACGGGAGCGAATTCTTCGTGGTGCACTCGCAAGCGAAGATCGCGCCGAACTACACCGTTCTCGGTCAGGTCATCTTTGGAATGGAGACCTTCGACCGGATCGTGGCCGCCGGCATCCAAGATCCCGATCTGGACGGCCTACCGAAATACCCCGTTCGGATTTATTTCGTTCACGTCCTCGCGCAGCGACCCTAA
- a CDS encoding TetR/AcrR family transcriptional regulator C-terminal domain-containing protein, whose translation MGEPREPKEPKGDLLIWERPEPSIRAALAPLSRERIVDAAIGLADAEGVAGVSLRKVAAVLDTRPMRLYGWLSTKEDLLDLMVDAVYGKMDISASSGDWRADVRAMANETRRMAKRHPWFIELLSGRPRLGPHALRNHEAVLSAFGDRHIDVVLRAAAVIDAYVIGAINLELAEERAERISGMNHEQWQHAMGPYMAKVLASGDFPMLTKVMRDASHPGAAAVFAVGLDAVLDGVALRMGL comes from the coding sequence ATGGGCGAGCCGCGGGAACCGAAAGAGCCAAAGGGTGATCTGCTGATTTGGGAACGGCCGGAGCCTTCGATTCGCGCGGCGCTGGCGCCTTTGAGTCGCGAGCGCATCGTAGATGCGGCCATCGGGTTGGCCGACGCCGAAGGGGTGGCGGGGGTCTCCTTGCGAAAAGTGGCGGCCGTATTGGATACGCGGCCCATGCGGCTTTATGGCTGGCTCTCCACGAAAGAGGATTTGCTCGATCTCATGGTCGACGCCGTGTATGGCAAGATGGATATATCTGCTTCAAGTGGCGATTGGCGCGCAGACGTTCGCGCCATGGCCAACGAGACACGGCGCATGGCGAAGCGCCATCCATGGTTCATCGAGCTGCTCAGCGGCCGCCCGCGTTTGGGACCCCATGCTCTGAGGAACCACGAGGCCGTGTTGTCGGCCTTCGGAGATCGGCACATCGATGTCGTCCTGCGCGCAGCCGCCGTGATCGACGCGTACGTCATCGGCGCCATCAATTTGGAGCTCGCCGAAGAACGCGCCGAGCGAATCAGCGGGATGAATCACGAGCAATGGCAGCATGCCATGGGGCCTTACATGGCGAAGGTGTTGGCCTCGGGCGATTTCCCGATGTTGACGAAGGTGATGCGCGATGCCTCGCACCCGGGAGCGGCCGCCGTGTTCGCAGTCGGCTTGGACGCCGTGCTGGATGGGGTCGCGCTCCGAATGGGGCTCTGA
- a CDS encoding FAD-dependent monooxygenase, producing the protein MDEETTAVLVVGGSLVGLSAALFLAWHGVPTVLVERHPGSAPHPRAIGYSPRTVELYHSVGLEDALHVATSFAGAASVRRARVTSLVDPRREELPWRGGDMPATSMEYSPYTSIAVHQDELEPILRARAAELGADLRFGNELVSLTQDGNEVRARIRQRTSGKEYVVRSRYAIAADGNRSSIREQLGIGRGGRGFLRNVRSVLFRAVLDHYRDDGFGQFVIDGPPSAFLAAYGDGRWLLVFDGEAELDPREIRRRVHAAVGAEVDFELVAIGDWEVRGSIADRYTSGRVFLAGDAAHTLPPNRGGYGANTGIHDAHNLAWKLSAVLSGQAGPALLDSYDRERRPIAWLCHDQLFAREDGHDPGGPRMDIPIIDDIAMTFGYRYPSPFAPSDGSLPPARRPDQWSGQPGTRAPHLWLSDAHGRRSTLESFGRHWVLLSADETWRSAGARAKTKLGLELDYRSVPPNDSAAFNLANGLQPGGASLVRPDGFIAWRSLDLPADPSAALLTAWSQLLNRIDKAD; encoded by the coding sequence ATGGATGAAGAAACAACGGCAGTTCTCGTGGTCGGAGGCAGCCTCGTCGGTTTATCGGCTGCTCTTTTCCTCGCATGGCACGGGGTGCCAACCGTGCTGGTCGAACGTCATCCGGGCAGCGCGCCGCACCCGCGCGCGATCGGCTACTCCCCGCGAACGGTTGAATTGTACCACAGTGTAGGTTTGGAAGATGCGCTGCACGTGGCCACCTCGTTCGCAGGCGCCGCGAGCGTCCGCCGCGCGCGGGTCACGAGCTTGGTCGACCCACGGCGCGAGGAGCTCCCCTGGCGCGGCGGGGATATGCCGGCCACGTCGATGGAATACTCACCGTACACCAGCATCGCGGTCCACCAAGACGAGTTGGAGCCCATTCTGCGCGCGCGCGCCGCCGAGCTGGGGGCCGATCTTCGCTTTGGGAACGAGCTGGTTTCACTCACCCAAGATGGCAACGAGGTGCGCGCGAGGATCCGCCAGCGCACCAGCGGCAAGGAATACGTCGTGCGATCGCGTTATGCGATCGCCGCCGACGGCAACCGCAGCTCCATCCGCGAGCAGCTCGGCATCGGCCGCGGCGGGCGCGGTTTCTTGCGCAATGTGCGCAGCGTGCTCTTTCGCGCAGTGCTCGACCACTACCGAGACGACGGGTTCGGGCAGTTCGTCATCGATGGACCGCCGTCCGCCTTTCTCGCGGCGTATGGGGATGGCCGCTGGCTGCTCGTCTTCGACGGGGAGGCGGAGCTCGACCCGCGGGAGATTCGCCGCCGCGTACACGCAGCCGTCGGCGCCGAGGTGGACTTCGAATTGGTGGCCATCGGAGACTGGGAGGTGCGGGGCTCCATCGCCGATCGCTATACGAGCGGTCGCGTCTTTCTGGCCGGAGACGCCGCGCATACCCTACCGCCCAATCGCGGCGGCTACGGCGCAAACACCGGCATCCATGACGCGCACAACCTGGCGTGGAAGCTCTCGGCCGTGCTCTCCGGGCAGGCCGGCCCCGCGCTTCTGGACAGCTACGATCGCGAGCGAAGGCCGATCGCATGGTTATGCCACGACCAACTCTTCGCGCGCGAAGACGGGCACGATCCGGGCGGCCCGCGCATGGACATCCCCATCATCGACGATATCGCCATGACCTTCGGGTACCGCTATCCCTCCCCGTTCGCGCCGTCCGATGGGTCGCTGCCCCCTGCACGCCGTCCGGACCAGTGGTCCGGACAGCCGGGCACGCGGGCGCCGCACCTCTGGCTCTCCGATGCCCATGGCCGCCGTTCGACACTGGAGTCGTTTGGTCGCCATTGGGTGCTGCTCTCGGCCGACGAAACGTGGCGCTCCGCGGGCGCTCGCGCCAAAACGAAGCTGGGATTGGAGCTGGATTACCGATCGGTTCCGCCAAACGATTCGGCCGCGTTCAACCTGGCGAACGGATTGCAACCAGGTGGCGCCAGCCTCGTTCGACCCGATGGTTTCATCGCATGGCGGTCACTGGACTTACCGGCCGACCCGAGCGCAGCGCTCCTTACCGCATGGAGCCAATTGCTGAATCGAATCGATAAGGCAGATTGA
- a CDS encoding LysR substrate-binding domain-containing protein, translating into MVELRHLRYFLVVAEELHFGRAAKRLHLAQPGLSQQIQALERELGVELLDRSHRRVQLTAAGQVFFEEGRRALAQLERAADRAKRAGRGEVGRLVLSAAESATYAVLPRILREYGRRYPEVDLVVHEMASPAQVEALRRGDVDLAFVRTPIETKGLEAVALRDESMAVVVPEGHPLARRSTISPSDLRSERLVMHPSPASGWTELMLAVCRNAGFEPRISQVATETTVAVSFVAADLGVTLVPESLSEAARRPGVVTRPLTAPAPITRLLVIFRRDELPQTARAFLDVVRELAL; encoded by the coding sequence ATGGTCGAGCTCCGTCATCTGCGGTATTTCCTCGTGGTCGCCGAAGAACTTCACTTCGGGCGGGCGGCAAAGCGCCTTCACCTGGCGCAGCCGGGGCTGAGCCAGCAGATTCAAGCGCTGGAGCGCGAGCTGGGGGTCGAGCTCTTGGATCGCAGCCACCGCCGCGTGCAGCTCACGGCCGCCGGGCAGGTGTTCTTCGAGGAGGGACGGCGCGCGCTGGCGCAGCTCGAACGGGCCGCCGATCGGGCCAAGCGCGCAGGGCGCGGCGAGGTCGGGCGGCTCGTGCTGAGCGCGGCCGAGTCGGCCACGTACGCCGTGCTGCCGCGCATTTTACGCGAGTATGGGCGGCGCTACCCGGAGGTCGATCTGGTGGTGCACGAGATGGCGTCGCCGGCGCAAGTGGAGGCGCTGCGGCGCGGGGACGTCGACCTCGCGTTCGTGCGCACGCCCATCGAGACGAAGGGCCTCGAGGCCGTGGCCTTGCGCGACGAGTCGATGGCGGTGGTGGTCCCCGAGGGGCACCCGCTCGCGCGCCGCAGCACCATTTCGCCCTCCGATTTGCGGAGCGAGCGGCTGGTCATGCATCCATCCCCCGCCAGTGGATGGACCGAGTTGATGCTCGCCGTGTGCCGCAACGCCGGGTTCGAGCCGCGCATCTCGCAGGTGGCCACCGAGACCACGGTGGCCGTGAGCTTCGTCGCGGCCGATCTGGGCGTGACCCTGGTGCCGGAGAGCTTGAGCGAAGCCGCCCGAAGGCCGGGCGTGGTCACCCGGCCGCTCACCGCTCCGGCGCCCATCACGCGCCTGCTCGTGATCTTTCGGCGCGACGAGCTGCCGCAGACCGCCCGCGCCTTTCTCGACGTCGTGCGCGAGCTCGCGCTCTGA
- a CDS encoding class I SAM-dependent methyltransferase, which yields MARMERTFEELIAEGESVSVDGWDFSWLDGRATEQRPSWGYARSMGERMARSAAALDIQTGGGEVLAGVPKLATLTVATEGWPPNVARATKTLRPRGVAVVAHDDAPPLPFADATFDLVVSRHPVVTVWDEIARVLEPGGTYFSQQVGPASVFELVEYFLGPQPPEVRRQRDPNDAKAAAEAAGFEVTDLRFESLHTEFYDVGAVVYFLRKVIWLVPGFTVAQYRAPLLRLHEQMQKEGPFVAHTTRFLIEARKGPGPIRDTKRS from the coding sequence ATGGCGCGTATGGAGCGCACGTTCGAGGAGTTGATCGCGGAAGGTGAGTCGGTTTCGGTCGATGGTTGGGATTTTTCGTGGCTCGATGGGAGGGCCACGGAGCAGCGTCCCTCATGGGGATATGCGCGCAGCATGGGCGAGCGCATGGCGCGATCGGCCGCGGCGCTGGACATCCAAACGGGAGGGGGAGAGGTGCTCGCAGGTGTGCCGAAGCTCGCCACCCTCACCGTGGCGACGGAGGGGTGGCCGCCGAACGTGGCGCGCGCCACCAAGACGTTGCGGCCGCGCGGGGTCGCGGTGGTGGCCCACGACGATGCGCCGCCGCTTCCCTTTGCCGATGCGACCTTCGACTTGGTCGTCAGCCGTCACCCGGTGGTCACCGTGTGGGACGAAATTGCGCGCGTGCTCGAGCCAGGGGGCACGTACTTTTCGCAACAGGTGGGCCCTGCCAGCGTGTTCGAGCTGGTCGAGTATTTTCTTGGACCGCAGCCGCCCGAGGTGCGCCGCCAGCGCGATCCGAACGATGCCAAGGCGGCGGCCGAAGCGGCGGGGTTCGAGGTCACCGACCTACGATTCGAATCCTTGCACACCGAATTCTACGATGTTGGGGCGGTGGTGTACTTTCTGCGAAAAGTGATTTGGCTCGTCCCGGGCTTTACCGTCGCGCAATACCGCGCGCCGCTGCTTCGTTTGCACGAGCAGATGCAGAAGGAGGGACCCTTCGTGGCGCACACCACCCGTTTCCTCATCGAGGCACGAAAGGGTCCCGGACCGATCAGGGACACAAAGCGGAGCTGA